GTAACTGTCGTAGCAATGCCTTGTTTTTCTTGCGCTTGTGCCAAATTTTCAGGAGATAAAGATCGTGCTGAACTGGCTGCTGCTTTAGCCGTTGCTACTGGTACGTTTAAATATAACTGTGCGAAAGGTTGCTCGACTTGAATTTGACCTAACGACTCTTTATAACCTGGTGTAGCAGCTAGAGAAGGTTGACCTTGATAAGTGTCAATTACACGCTCAGTTATTTTGGGATCTGTTGTCACGACTAAGGAACGTCCCAGTACTGTCGTTGATACATACTGAGAAGCAGAGTTTTGTGCTTCTTTAATGTTGATTCCTTTGTAATTTCGTTCTACAAATTGGCTGGCTTTAGCTGACCTGGGCTTATCTAATAGCTGCCGTGCTTTTAGGGGATCTTCAATTGGCAGCACCATCACTATCGACTGTTGAGTTAAAGGTGTAGTAGTGGATGCTCCAGATGCCAAATAACCAATCATTACCTGTTTGCCCAGCCAAGGTTTAATATCTTGCTGGTAGTTATAGCCGTTGGCTGTGAGGAATTTGTCCCGCCAAGTTGCCAGTTGTTTGTTTAAGATAGCTTGGGTTTGGGGAGTTCCATATTGCTGTAGTTGCTGCCATTTTTCTTGATCGGTTGCGATCGCTACAGCAGCTAAAGTGTCTTGGGGAATCAACTCAGCACCGATGGGAACGTTACCCAACTGATCTTTGCGTTGTACCATTAACCAGTAAGCAACGGCTCCCCCACCAATTAGCAAAACAACAGCCGCTATCAGCCACTGGGAAGGTTTAGTTTTTTTCAGCATAGACTTAGACCAGCAAGGCAGTGCAATTGCCAATTTAGCAGTGGATAGATCATCGAGCAAGGCAAATAGTAAACATTGCCCCTTGACCAGGAGTACTACTAGCAGTAATACTTCCGCCATGTGCTTCTACAATTCGCCGTGCGATCGCTAAACCCAAGCCAGTGCCACTGCCTGAACGCGAACGATCCGTTGTATAAAACTGTTCAAAAATATGGGGAAGATCCTGCTCACTAATACCTGACCCCGTATCGCAGATTTGCACAGCTATCTGCATACCTTCTATCTTACCGCCCACATAAACATGGGAATTTTCCTCAGAGTGCTTAATAGCGTTATCCAACACATTCATAAAAGCTTGCAATAGCCGCTCTGGATCGCCTTGTAGGATCACGTCAGGAACATTCTTGCAAATTACTACACCTTTAGCTTGCATCCGAGATTCCATTGCTCGGATAGCTTGGTTGATTAATTTTCTTAGGTTGAGCGGTTGTTTTTCTATTGCAGTTATACCAGCTTCTAGTCTGCCAAGATCTAGTAGATCATGAATCAGTCGCGACAAACGCTTGGTTTCATCTTCAACAATTCCCAAAAAGCGATCGCGTAGTTCAGGTTCCTCTGCTGCGCCATTTCTTAGTGCTTCCGCTGTCACTAAGACATTACTCACAGGAGTACGTAATTCATGAGATACGTTAGCCAAAAATGCCCGCCGCTCTTGCTCAAGTGCAACTAGCCGTTCGCTCATCCGGTTCAACTCTTTTGCTAATTGACCTAGCTCATCATTTTGGCGGATGTTCAGTTTCTTACCGTTAAACTAAGCGATTCCCTCACGAGAACCGCTCGTCTCCAAAACCGTGCTTGATACTTTCGCATCACACGGCTCCTCAGTAATAAGGTCATTATCATTGATACCTCTGTCACCCAATAAGGGTTTAGGTTTGGCACTAT
The nucleotide sequence above comes from Oculatellaceae cyanobacterium. Encoded proteins:
- a CDS encoding ATP-binding protein → MSERLVALEQERRAFLANVSHELRTPVSNVLVTAEALRNGAAEEPELRDRFLGIVEDETKRLSRLIHDLLDLGRLEAGITAIEKQPLNLRKLINQAIRAMESRMQAKGVVICKNVPDVILQGDPERLLQAFMNVLDNAIKHSEENSHVYVGGKIEGMQIAVQICDTGSGISEQDLPHIFEQFYTTDRSRSGSGTGLGLAIARRIVEAHGGSITASSTPGQGAMFTICLAR